One region of Archocentrus centrarchus isolate MPI-CPG fArcCen1 chromosome 6, fArcCen1, whole genome shotgun sequence genomic DNA includes:
- the siah1 gene encoding E3 ubiquitin-protein ligase Siah1 isoform X2, giving the protein MSRQTATALPTGTSKCPPSQRVPTLSGTTASNSDLASLFECPVCFDYVLPPILQCQSGHLVCSNCRPKLTCCPTCRGPLGSIRNLAMEKVANSVLFPCKYASSGCEVTLPHTDKTEHEELCEFRPYSCPCPGASCKWQGSLDAVMPHLMHQHKSITTLQGEDIVFLATDINLPGAVDWVMMQSCFGFHFMLVLEKQEKYDGHQQFFAIVQLIGTRKQAENFAYRLELNGHRRRLTWEATPRSIHEGIATAIMNSDCLVFDTSIAQLFAENGNLGINVTISMC; this is encoded by the exons ATGAGTCGCCAGACTGCCACCGCGCTGCCCACAGGAACATCTAAGTGCCCTCCCTCTCAGCGCGTGCCCACCCTGTCAGGCACTACAGCCTCCAACAGTGACTTGGCAAGCCTGTTTGAGTGTCCTGTCTGCTTCGACTATGTCCTCCCCCCAATCCTGCAGTGCCAGTCCGGACACCTG GTATGCTCTAACTGCCGACCTAAGCTCACTTGTTGCCCCACCTGCCGAGGTCCCCTGGGCTCCATCAGGAACCTGGCTATGGAGAAGGTGGCCAACTCTGTCCTTTTCCCCTGCAAGTACGCCTCATCAGGCTGTGAAGTCACCTTGCCTCACACCGACAAGACTGAGCACGAAGAGCTTTGCGAGTTTCGGCCGTATTCCTGCCCCTGCCCCGGGGCCTCTTGCAAGTGGCAGGGATCGTTGGACGCTGTCATGCCTCACCTGATGCACCAGCACAAGTCCATCACCACTCTGCAG GGGGAGGACATTGTGTTCCTGGCCACAGACATCAACCTGCCCGGTGCAGTGGACTGGGTAATGATGCAGTCTTGCTTCGGCTTCCACTTCATGCTTGTGTTGGAGAAGCAGGAGAAGTACGACGGGCACCAGCAGTTCTTTGCCATCGTGCAGCTCATTGGGACTCGCAAGCAGGCCGAGAACTTCGCCTACCGGCTGGAGCTCAACGGTCACCGGCGCCGTCTGACCTGGGAGGCCACGCCGCGCTCCATCCACGAGGGCATCGCCACAGCCATAATGAACAGCGACTGCCTGGTATTCGACACATCCATCGCACAGCTGTTCGCTGAGAACGGCAACTTGGGTATCAACGTCACCATCTCCATGTGCTAA
- the siah1 gene encoding E3 ubiquitin-protein ligase Siah1 isoform X1 has translation MDEEMSRQTATALPTGTSKCPPSQRVPTLSGTTASNSDLASLFECPVCFDYVLPPILQCQSGHLVCSNCRPKLTCCPTCRGPLGSIRNLAMEKVANSVLFPCKYASSGCEVTLPHTDKTEHEELCEFRPYSCPCPGASCKWQGSLDAVMPHLMHQHKSITTLQGEDIVFLATDINLPGAVDWVMMQSCFGFHFMLVLEKQEKYDGHQQFFAIVQLIGTRKQAENFAYRLELNGHRRRLTWEATPRSIHEGIATAIMNSDCLVFDTSIAQLFAENGNLGINVTISMC, from the exons ATGGACGAAG AAATGAGTCGCCAGACTGCCACCGCGCTGCCCACAGGAACATCTAAGTGCCCTCCCTCTCAGCGCGTGCCCACCCTGTCAGGCACTACAGCCTCCAACAGTGACTTGGCAAGCCTGTTTGAGTGTCCTGTCTGCTTCGACTATGTCCTCCCCCCAATCCTGCAGTGCCAGTCCGGACACCTG GTATGCTCTAACTGCCGACCTAAGCTCACTTGTTGCCCCACCTGCCGAGGTCCCCTGGGCTCCATCAGGAACCTGGCTATGGAGAAGGTGGCCAACTCTGTCCTTTTCCCCTGCAAGTACGCCTCATCAGGCTGTGAAGTCACCTTGCCTCACACCGACAAGACTGAGCACGAAGAGCTTTGCGAGTTTCGGCCGTATTCCTGCCCCTGCCCCGGGGCCTCTTGCAAGTGGCAGGGATCGTTGGACGCTGTCATGCCTCACCTGATGCACCAGCACAAGTCCATCACCACTCTGCAG GGGGAGGACATTGTGTTCCTGGCCACAGACATCAACCTGCCCGGTGCAGTGGACTGGGTAATGATGCAGTCTTGCTTCGGCTTCCACTTCATGCTTGTGTTGGAGAAGCAGGAGAAGTACGACGGGCACCAGCAGTTCTTTGCCATCGTGCAGCTCATTGGGACTCGCAAGCAGGCCGAGAACTTCGCCTACCGGCTGGAGCTCAACGGTCACCGGCGCCGTCTGACCTGGGAGGCCACGCCGCGCTCCATCCACGAGGGCATCGCCACAGCCATAATGAACAGCGACTGCCTGGTATTCGACACATCCATCGCACAGCTGTTCGCTGAGAACGGCAACTTGGGTATCAACGTCACCATCTCCATGTGCTAA
- the siah1 gene encoding E3 ubiquitin-protein ligase Siah1 isoform X3: MDEEMSRQTATALPTGTSKCPPSQRVPTLSGTTASNSDLASLFECPVCFDYVLPPILQCQSGHLVCSNCRPKLTCCPTCRGPLGSIRNLAMEKVANSVLFPCKYASSGCEVTLPHTDKTEHEELCEFRPYSCPCPGASCKWQGSLDAVMPHLMHQHKSITTLQGEDIVFLATDINLPGAVDWVMMQSCFGFHFMLVLEKQEKYDGHQQFFAIVQLIGTRKQAENFAYRLELNGHRRRLTWEATPRSIHEGIATAIMNSDCLCRPQPVID; encoded by the exons ATGGACGAAG AAATGAGTCGCCAGACTGCCACCGCGCTGCCCACAGGAACATCTAAGTGCCCTCCCTCTCAGCGCGTGCCCACCCTGTCAGGCACTACAGCCTCCAACAGTGACTTGGCAAGCCTGTTTGAGTGTCCTGTCTGCTTCGACTATGTCCTCCCCCCAATCCTGCAGTGCCAGTCCGGACACCTG GTATGCTCTAACTGCCGACCTAAGCTCACTTGTTGCCCCACCTGCCGAGGTCCCCTGGGCTCCATCAGGAACCTGGCTATGGAGAAGGTGGCCAACTCTGTCCTTTTCCCCTGCAAGTACGCCTCATCAGGCTGTGAAGTCACCTTGCCTCACACCGACAAGACTGAGCACGAAGAGCTTTGCGAGTTTCGGCCGTATTCCTGCCCCTGCCCCGGGGCCTCTTGCAAGTGGCAGGGATCGTTGGACGCTGTCATGCCTCACCTGATGCACCAGCACAAGTCCATCACCACTCTGCAG GGGGAGGACATTGTGTTCCTGGCCACAGACATCAACCTGCCCGGTGCAGTGGACTGGGTAATGATGCAGTCTTGCTTCGGCTTCCACTTCATGCTTGTGTTGGAGAAGCAGGAGAAGTACGACGGGCACCAGCAGTTCTTTGCCATCGTGCAGCTCATTGGGACTCGCAAGCAGGCCGAGAACTTCGCCTACCGGCTGGAGCTCAACGGTCACCGGCGCCGTCTGACCTGGGAGGCCACGCCGCGCTCCATCCACGAGGGCATCGCCACAGCCATAATGAACAGCGACTGCCTG TGTCGGCCTCAACCAGTGATTGACTGA